From Brassica oleracea var. oleracea cultivar TO1000 chromosome C3, BOL, whole genome shotgun sequence, a single genomic window includes:
- the LOC106330872 gene encoding glutathione S-transferase T3-like produces the protein MDTFSLSSPGFVNLLSSQSSQTVEVGSSEVPKPAAERRKWTTQEDIVLISAWLNTSKDPIVSNQQKLFWRRIEDYFNASAQLGGFPPREWSQCKQSYEAALKEQSSGQNENDVMKSAHDIFFNNYQAKFTLEHAWRELRYDQKWRSNSISRDGAKEKMKEAAETVPDSDEARPPGVKACKAAKRKKHGNEAAFDRLESILEKKQNLSKQKILDRLLSKNIASLSEAGVALKDKLVSGML, from the exons ATGGATACGTTTTCACTAAGTTCTCCCGGTTTTGTGAACCTATTATCTTCCCAGTCCAGTCAAACCGTAGAAGTAGGGTCGTCTGAGGTTCCTAAACCGGCTGCTGAAAGGAGAAAGTGGACGACTCAAGAAGACATTGTCCTCATCAGTGCCTGGTTAAACACAAGTAAAGATCCCATAGTTAGTAACCAGCAGAAACTGTTTTGGAGAAGAATAGAGGATTACTTTAATGCAAGCGCTCAGCTCGGTGGCTTTCCACCTAGAGAGTGGAGTCAGTGTAAGCAGAG CTATGAGGCAGCATTGAAGGAGCAATCTAGTGGGCAGAATGAGAACGATGTCATGAAGTCAGCTCATGACATCTTCTTTAACAACTACCAGGCGAAGTTTACACTTGAACACGCGTGGAGGGAGCTGAGGTATGATCAGAAGTGGAGATCGAACTCTATATCAAGAGATGGTGCAAAGGAGAAAATGAAGGAAGCTGCGGAGACGGTGCCTGACTCGGATGAGGCTAGGCCTCCTGGTGTTAAGGCTTGCAAAGCAGCCAAACGCAAGAAGCATGGCAATGAAGCTGCATTTGATCGCCTGGAGAGCATTCTAGAGAAGAAACAGAATCTTTCGAAACAGAAAATACTTGATCGTCTCCTCTCTAAGAACATAGCTAGTCTAAGTGAAGCTGGGGTCGCTTTGAAGGACAAACTTGTTTCTGGGATGCTTTAA
- the LOC106329125 gene encoding serine/threonine-protein kinase-like protein At1g28390 — protein sequence MGYLYCNGESAVSICDPYNCNPRRSKKRPPSTLRVFKYDELAAATNGFSAGNFLGKGSHGRVYKAVLDGGKLLAAVKRTTIASVSQVDNEIEILSRVRHRYMVNLIGYCVDQRRKTKLLVVEYMPNGTLHDHLHSRSSLAPPLSWNRRIKHALQIATAVHALHSAETPVIHRDIKSSNILIDGDGNARLADFGLALIGDVDDERLKATPPAGTMGYLDPSYLGPADLTAKSDVFSFGILLFEIVSGRDAIDLNYSPPCVVDWAVPLVKRGEYGAICDLKIRNRPSSAVIRRLVVMAARCVRSTAEKRPDMSEVVECLITVRKMSQESPVWNRLRRRSGDKSENVMVSEEKEEINVRIVRGGSKKKMSKVSSVTTEDDTVPEKAISPAQFRRRNRVLRSRSVGAMGGARVGPVPNDVVGDNTVVTTIRVLVERESAAMMKLSKSRSVGIVRSHKTVSLKLY from the coding sequence ATGGGATACCTCTATTGCAACGGTGAATCCGCAGTTTCCATCTGCGATCCATACAACTGTAATCCTCGCCGCTCAAAGAAACGCCCTCCATCAACGCTCCGTGTTTTCAAATACGACGAACTCGCCGCCGCTACAAATGGCTTCTCCGCCGGTAATTTCCTCGGGAAAGGCAGCCACGGGAGAGTTTACAAGGCGGTTCTCGACGGCGGGAAGCTTCTAGCCGCCGTTAAACGAACCACGATCGCTAGCGTGAGCCAGGTGGACAATGAGATCGAGATTCTGTCGCGTGTTCGTCACCGTTATATGGTCAACTTAATCGGTTACTGCGTTGACCAACGGAGGAAAACGAAGCTGCTGGTCGTTGAGTACATGCCTAACGGCACGCTTCATGATCACTTGCACTCGCGTAGCTCGTTGGCTCCACCTCTTAGTTGGAACCGGAGAATCAAACACGCGCTTCAGATCGCGACTGCCGTCCACGCTCTTCACTCCGCGGAGACTCCCGTTATCCACCGTGACATTAAATCGTCCAACATTCTAATCGACGGCGACGGAAACGCGAGACTAGCCGATTTCGGATTGGCGTTGATCGGAGACGTGGACGATGAGCGTCTGAAAGCCACGCCGCCGGCGGGAACGATGGGATATTTAGATCCGTCGTACTTGGGGCCGGCGGATCTAACGGCTAAGAGCGACGTGTTCAGCTTTGGGATACTGTTGTTTGAGATTGTTAGCGGTAGAGACGCCATTGATTTGAATTACAGTCCGCCGTGTGTCGTGGACTGGGCGGTGCCTCTCGTTAAACGCGGCGAGTACGGAGCGATTTGCGATTTGAAAATCAGGAACCGTCCGAGTTCCGCCGTGATCCGGAGATTGGTTGTTATGGCGGCGAGGTGCGTGCGATCGACGGCGGAGAAACGGCCAGATATGTCGGAGGTTGTGGAGTGTTTGATAACGGTGCGGAAGATGTCTCAGGAGTCTCCGGTTTGGAATCGGTTACGGCGGAGAAGCGGAGACAAATCGGAAAATGTTATGGTTAGTGAAGAAAAGGAAGAGATCAATGTGAGGATCGTGAGAGGCGGGAGCAAGAAGAAGATGAGCAAGGTATCCAGCGTGACGACTGAGGACGATACAGTCCCCGAGAAGGCGATTTCTCCGGCACAGTTTCGCCGTCGGAACCGTGTGCTGAGATCGAGATCAGTTGGTGCGATGGGTGGAGCGAGAGTTGGACCGGTTCCAAACGACGTCGTTGGGGATAATACGGTGGTTACAACGATCAGAGTTCTTGTGGAGAGGGAAAGCGCGGCGATGATGAAGCTGAGCAAGTCGAGGTCGGTGGGGATTGTACGTAGTCATAAAACGGTGTCGTTGAAGCTTTATTGA
- the LOC106328720 gene encoding MACPF domain-containing protein NSL1-like produces the protein MAFNISRLDAQSAAEKAVSVIGLGYDLSSDVRLSACKSTSNGSRLVEIDPNRNQDLVFPGGVIVSNVSSSIKCDKGERTRFRSDILSFNQMSEKFNQDMSLSGKIPSGMFNTMFELKEGWQKDASSVKTLAYDGWFISLYSVELVRSQVTLRDEVKREVPSSWDSVALAGFIEKYGTHIVVGVTMGGKDVVHMKQLRNSNHEPGEVQKLLKQLGDKRFAVDPIESVPPAVAYSGTPKEERPNQWGFPGQFGSSVSRPVIMRSKNEDMVSICIRRGGVDMGQSHDRWLSTISQSPNAISMCFVPITSLLSGLPGTGFLSHAVNLYLRYKPPIEELQQFLEFQLPRQWAPVYGDLALGLRRRKQSSPSLQFSLMGPKLYVNTSKVDSGERPVTGLRLFLEGKKGDHLAIHLQHLSTCPPSLHLSHDDTYEPIDEPSEKGYYEAVKWGIFSHVCTFPVQYNGARSDDAASIVTKAWLEVKGIGMRKVLFLRLGFSLVASAVTRRSGWDNLSSISRKSGVFSMISTRLSAGLGPNQATAKPVSKIDINSAVYPKGPSPPVKPKLLSLVDMKEVGRGPEVPPGYWVVTGAKLCVEAGKISIKAKYSLLTVKSEDSLV, from the exons ATGGCGTTCAACATCTCACGTCTCGACGCTCAATCCGCCGCCGAGAAAGCAGTATCCGTGATCGGACTAGGCTACGATCTCTCCTCTGACGTCCGTCTCTCCGCTTGTAAGTCCACATCCAACGGGTCAAGACTCGTCGAAATCGACCCGAACCGGAACCAAGACCTGGTTTTCCCGGGTGGGGTCATCGTCAGTAACGTCTCGAGCTCGATTAAGTGTGATAAAGGCGAACGCACTCGTTTCCGCTCCGACATACTCTCTTTTAACCAG ATGTCGGAGAAGTTCAATCAGGACATGTCTCTTTCGGGCAAGATCCCGTCGGGGATGTTCAATACCATGTTTGAACTGAAAGAAGGTTGGCAGAAAGATGCGAGCTCGGTGAAGACGCTTGCTTATGATGGTTGGTTTATTAGCTTGTACAGTGTAGAGCTCGTTAGGTCGCAGGTGACGCTGCGTGATGAAGTGAAGCGTGAGGTTCCTTCTTCTTGGGACTCTGTTGCACTTGCTGG GTTTATTGAGAAGTATGGTACTCATATAGTTGTTGGTGTGACTATGGGAGGTAAAGATGTTGTTCATATGAAGCAGCTGCGTAATTCGAATCATGAGCCTGGTGAGGTGCAGAAGCTGTTGAAGCAGTTGGGTGACAAGAGATTTGCAGTAGATCCAATTGAAAGTGTCCCTCCTGCTGTTGCTTACTCCGGAACCCCTAAG GAGGAGCGTCCTAACCAGTGGGGGTTTCCTGGACAGTTTGGTTCCTCGGTTAGTCGTCCTGTTATTATGCGCTCCAAGAACGAG GATATGGTGAGCATTTGTATAAGAAGAGGAGGTGTTGATATGGGACAAAGTCATGATCGTTGGCTCTCAACGATATCACAATCACCCAACGCTATATCCATGTGCTTTGTTCCCATAACTTCACTCTTGAGTGGTCTCCCAGGAACAGGATTTCTTAGTCATGCAGTTAACTTATACCTTAGAT ATAAGCCACCAATAGAAGAGTTGCAACAGTTTCTTGAGTTTCAACTTCCACGCCAATGGGCTCCGGTGTACGGAGACCTCGCTCTTGGACTACGCCGCAGAAAACAAAGCTCTCCGTCACTTCAGTTCTCTTTGATGGGTCCAAAACTATATGTCAACACATCAAAG GTTGATTCAGGTGAGAGACCAGTAACAGGACTACGTTTATTCCTTGAGGGGAAGAAAGGAGATCATCTAGCAATCCACTTGCAACACCTCTCTACGTGTCCTCCAAGTCTCCACCTCTCACACGACGACACTTACGAACCCATCGATGAACCATCAGAGAAAGGCTATTATGAAGCTGTGAAATGGGGAATCTTCTCACACGTTTGCACCTTCCCGGTTCAGTACAATGGAGCACGGTCTGATGACGCTGCTTCTATTGTAACCAAAGCGTGGTTAGAAGTCAAAGGAATAGGGATGAGGAAAGTTCTGTTCCTGAGGCTTGGTTTCTCACTAGTTGCTTCAGCTGTTACACGTAGATCAGGATGGGATAATCTCTCATCAATCTCGAGGAAATCTGGTGTTTTCTCCATGATTAGTACGAGGCTAAGCGCGGGGTTAGGTCCAAACCAGGCAACGGCGAAGCCAGTATCTAAGATCGATATAAACTCGGCTGTTTATCCTAAAGGGCCATCGCCTCCTGTGAAACCGAAGCTGCTGAGTCTTGTGGATATGAAGGAGGTGGGGAGAGGTCCGGAAGTACCACCTGGGTATTGGGTTGTGACTGGTGCTAAGCTTTGTGTTGAGGCAGGGAAGATCTCAATCAAAGCTAAGTATTCACTGCTCACTGTTAAGTCTGAAGATTCGCTGGTCTAA